One window from the genome of Bdellovibrio sp. NC01 encodes:
- the rsmG gene encoding 16S rRNA (guanine(527)-N(7))-methyltransferase RsmG produces the protein MDNNNEQQAPTIFWRIDEWFPDLSPETKTRLKTYHEELIKFNRTVNLISAKTILVADALHFADSLLAAKIITQSHPQIDKIYDLGSGNGFPGLVFAIYKPTTQVVLVEIDQKKCEFLQHMISTLGLKNVTVENKNVEALGDNTVKFAITRGFANISRTILAARKIMPKGGQLFHLKGEEWGIEVGEIPSQLCSIWSPSLVGEYKLPVGAVKFGVVKTEKIA, from the coding sequence ATGGACAACAACAACGAACAGCAGGCGCCGACGATATTCTGGCGCATTGATGAATGGTTTCCCGATCTAAGTCCAGAAACCAAGACTCGACTTAAGACTTATCACGAAGAGCTTATTAAATTTAACAGAACAGTGAATTTGATCTCCGCTAAGACCATCTTGGTGGCGGATGCTCTTCATTTTGCTGACTCTTTATTGGCTGCTAAAATTATCACGCAATCTCATCCACAGATCGATAAGATCTATGACCTTGGAAGCGGCAATGGTTTTCCGGGTCTGGTGTTTGCGATCTATAAACCAACAACTCAAGTTGTCCTGGTAGAGATCGATCAGAAGAAGTGTGAATTCCTTCAACACATGATCAGCACGCTTGGCCTTAAGAACGTCACAGTAGAGAATAAAAACGTCGAGGCATTGGGCGATAATACCGTTAAGTTTGCTATCACACGAGGTTTCGCTAATATCTCTCGTACGATCTTGGCAGCTCGTAAGATCATGCCTAAAGGTGGCCAATTATTCCATCTTAAGGGTGAGGAATGGGGTATTGAAGTGGGAGAAATTCCAAGTCAGCTTTGCTCGATCTGGTCGCCGTCGCTAGTGGGTGAATATAAGCTTCCTGTTGGCGCAGTTAAATTTGGCGTCGTTAAAACAGAGAAAATCGCTTAG